From Haloglomus litoreum, the proteins below share one genomic window:
- a CDS encoding ArsR/SmtB family transcription factor, producing MTESDASTEFTDAFGILNNPTRLTIIEELARNRADAPRDPALTFSELRERVGESDSGTFNYHLDQLRDIFVRKETNGYVLSPEGQRFAGIAAAGGMVGASEGYPRELEETCPVCSGRLTLDYRDGVFGVTCPDDHQFRNRVPRSVVRGRSIEAAIDRFTKYSWQQLEFARECVCPACFNELDTHVFELDESYDVRIGFEGVCDRCGEFVHVPVGLIVAHHPAVLALYLPDDPEYQQRPFWQLEAATDRVATVVERDPLLVRVTFENAGERVVLSIDEAGRISVVPEVD from the coding sequence ATGACGGAATCGGACGCTTCAACCGAATTTACCGACGCGTTTGGGATACTGAACAATCCAACCCGGTTGACTATTATCGAAGAGCTGGCACGCAACCGGGCTGACGCACCCCGAGATCCTGCTCTCACCTTCTCCGAACTCCGTGAACGAGTCGGCGAATCCGATTCCGGGACGTTCAACTACCACCTCGACCAGTTGCGAGACATCTTCGTTCGAAAAGAAACGAACGGATATGTTCTCTCCCCGGAGGGGCAGCGCTTCGCGGGCATCGCCGCTGCCGGCGGTATGGTCGGAGCGTCAGAGGGGTATCCCCGGGAACTTGAAGAGACCTGTCCCGTCTGTTCCGGCCGATTGACGCTTGATTACCGCGACGGTGTATTCGGTGTCACGTGCCCTGACGATCACCAGTTTCGCAACCGTGTTCCACGGTCGGTCGTCCGCGGACGGTCTATCGAGGCGGCGATCGATCGCTTCACGAAGTATTCGTGGCAACAGCTGGAGTTCGCCCGCGAGTGCGTCTGCCCCGCCTGCTTCAACGAACTGGACACGCACGTCTTCGAACTCGACGAGTCGTACGACGTCCGCATAGGGTTCGAAGGCGTCTGCGACCGATGTGGTGAATTCGTCCACGTCCCGGTCGGGCTGATCGTGGCCCACCATCCGGCCGTCCTCGCCCTCTATCTCCCTGACGACCCGGAGTATCAGCAGCGCCCCTTCTGGCAGTTAGAGGCGGCGACCGACCGCGTTGCGACAGTGGTCGAACGGGACCCGCTCCTCGTCAGAGTCACCTTCGAGAACGCGGGAGAGCGTGTCGTCCTGTCGATTGATGAGGCGGGACGTATCTCTGTCGTCCCAGAAGTGGATTGA
- a CDS encoding IS6 family transposase, with amino-acid sequence MLADLLENDYNGDLDEYWERERTATPVRAFAVRLHATGCSLRETEAILASLGVERSHQAIFQWVHRLTDSSPDPPTASPSRVAVDETAVRINGDLCWVYAAIDLDTKLILDAQIFKRHGTDPAAAFLHRLRENHDCANTTFLTDSFGYRTALNRLGLSGRVDYTDRNLIEKWFHTLKQRIDRFHHSWVGSRRSVRRWISHYVQYYNEQRPHQSLDGRTPAEEVLN; translated from the coding sequence ATGCTCGCAGACCTGCTCGAGAACGATTACAACGGCGACTTAGATGAATATTGGGAGCGTGAGCGGACGGCGACGCCCGTCAGGGCGTTCGCCGTCCGGCTTCACGCGACCGGTTGTTCACTCAGAGAAACAGAAGCGATTCTTGCGTCTCTCGGTGTGGAGCGTTCGCATCAGGCGATCTTTCAGTGGGTACATCGGCTGACTGACAGCAGTCCAGACCCGCCGACGGCTTCGCCGTCGCGGGTCGCGGTTGACGAGACTGCTGTCCGGATCAATGGCGACCTGTGTTGGGTGTACGCTGCAATCGACCTTGATACAAAGCTGATTCTGGATGCCCAGATTTTCAAGCGTCACGGCACCGATCCAGCGGCTGCGTTCCTCCACCGACTCCGTGAAAATCACGACTGCGCGAATACCACGTTTTTGACTGACTCGTTCGGCTATCGGACTGCCCTCAATCGATTAGGGCTGAGCGGTCGGGTGGACTACACCGACCGAAACCTCATCGAAAAGTGGTTTCACACCCTCAAGCAGCGCATCGACCGCTTCCATCACTCGTGGGTCGGCAGTCGGCGGAGCGTCCGCCGTTGGATTTCTCACTACGTGCAATACTACAACGAACAACGACCGCACCAATCGCTCGACGGACGAACGCCAGCTGAGGAGGTGCTAAACTAG